The Sporosarcina sp. 6E9 genome segment GTACTATCGCTAATATTATTAGCCTTCTTAGATTCTTTATTCACCGATATCGGTATTCGCCAGAATCATATTCAGGAAGCAAATCCAATTATGAAGGGTCTCTATGATAAAAGCGTAATTGGTTTTTACGCATTTAAAATCAGTCTTCCACTATTTCTTCTATCTTTTCTATCCAAGATACAAACCAAAAAGTATTTAAAAGTATTACTTAGTTTTACCGTTCTCCTTTATATTTTCGTGATTTGCCTCCATCTTTTCTGGATTTCATTGGCAATTAATACTTAAACAATATTGCGTATTGAATATGTAATTTGGGGAATAAATACGGAAATA includes the following:
- a CDS encoding DUF5658 family protein — protein: MDASPKVPTRINFQYVVLSLILLAFLDSLFTDIGIRQNHIQEANPIMKGLYDKSVIGFYAFKISLPLFLLSFLSKIQTKKYLKVLLSFTVLLYIFVICLHLFWISLAINT